A window of Phenylobacterium sp. NIBR 498073 genomic DNA:
CAGCCAAAGCAGCGGCGCGATGAAGGAAATCCCCGCCGTGCCGTCACCGAGTTCGACGCTGGAGCTGACGTCGCTGGCCGCAATCGCCCAGGCCATTCCGTATCCGCAAGCCAGCCACGTCAGGGCGAACCAGGCCAGGAACTGTCGATTTCCGCTGCGCTCGACGATCTCGGGGAAGATGAAGGCGATTCCCACCCCGAGCACCGTCAGGTCATAGTCGTAGCCGTACGGGCTGACGCAGACGCTCGCCGCGCAGGCCAGAGCGGCCAGGCGGTTGAACGCCACGCCCTTGACGCAGGCCAGGGCAAGGATCCCCAGCGACACGATCGCGCTCACCGCCTGGAGCGCCATGGCCGCCGCCGGCGCCGCGCCGAGGCTATGGGCGGCGGCATAGACCGAGTTCATGCGGAAGAGGGGATAGTACCCCGCCGCCAGGTAGCGGCCGGCCTCGCCCACGGCGTCGCGGAAATCGCTCCAGATCGACAGGCCGTAGACCGCCGTGGAGATCGCCAGCAGGGCCGTTGCGACCGCCCCGGCGATGACGGCCACCGACCATCGGCGGCGCATCAGTACGAGCAGGCCGACGGCTACGGCGAGATGCGGCTTGATGATGAGCAGCCCGAGCGGCAGCCCGGCCAGCCGCCGGTTGTCGCGAAACGCCAGCAGGAAAGCGCCGATCAGGCCCGCGATCAGGAAACCGTTCTGTCCGGTGCCCAGGTTGAGGATGATCGCCGGGGCGACGGCGGCGGCCGTCCCCGGCAGCCAGGGCCCGGCGATCCGTCGCAGCACCCAGAGGTAAAAGGCGCAGCTCGCCGTCGCGAACAACAGGAACGCCACGCCGATCGGCAAGGTCGCCAGGCCTTCCATCGCCAGCGTGAAGGGGGGCGGATAGGTCCAGGGCATGAAGCTGACCGTGCCGGTCATCTCCTCTTGGGCGGCGACCATCGAAACCGCGTGATAGGCCTCCGACACCCGGCCCTCGAGCGCCAATCGGCCGGCGATGTGGAAGGCGTCGAAATCGGTCAGCACCTTCGGCTTTCCCAGCAGTTCCGGCGCCTGGAAGCTTACGGCCGCAACGCTCGCGACTAGGCAACCGACCAGGATCAGGACGAGGAACAGCGGCCGGCTGCGGCCAATACTCTCCCCGAACGTCGTGCGCGCCACAGCTTCGTCCCCCTGAACACGCCCCGGGCGGCGCCCGGCTGAACGCCATAGCTCGGCCGCGAGGCGTTGCGGATACTGTTGCCGCATGGGTTGCGATGACGTGAATGCGCGCGAGGGTGGTGGAAATTCAGGGCGCGTTGTCGCGCAGCCTGGCATTGGCGGTCCGTCTGCCGCCGGCGCCGGACCCGACTTCTACTCAGGGCGTAGTTCGCGATGATGGGTCGAATTCGCGCGGAACTCCCACACGGACGTCAGCTTCGCCGCGGAACGCGCCTCAGGGCGAGATTGATTCAGATCAAGGCTCCGATCACGCCAAGGAACATTGATCTCACAAGACGTCAGGCGAGGGGGCCCATTTTCGACAGATGGCGTTTCAGAGCGCCTCTGTCGCTTGGAGGGTCTGATGAAAACGACCTCGTCTGGCGACCCCGCCACGGAACCGATCAAATGGGCCTCAATGCGAGGTCACGCTCCGGGCCTGGAGGACATTGCCGGACGGCTTCGGCTTCAGGTGGCCGGGGTCGACGCAGGGGTGCTGAAGGTCGAAAGCGGCGCCGTCGAGATTCTCCCTGAGGGCGACGCGTCCGCCCTGATGGCCGTCGACAGCCAGGCGACGCTGCTGAGTGTTCTTAGCGGCGACACTCACCCCTTCGTCGCCTTCCTGCAGGGTCGGTTGCGCTTGGAAGGCGATCGCGCGCTCGCACTGCGTATCGGGTTCGGCCTGCGAGCCGGTTCGCCCTGGAGCGGCCTCACTCCTGGGAGTTAACGCCATGGTCTTGGACACGATTAGCATCCTCGACGGCAATGAGTTCGTCGTGAGCAATCATCAGGGCGACCTCGACGCGACGCCCGCGGCGCATCACGGGTTGTTCCTGGACGACACGCGGTTCCTGTCGCGTTGGGTGCTGACCATCAATGGCCAGCGGCCGATCCTGCTTTCGATCGACGACACCTCCTACTATCGGGTCCAGCACTTCCTCGCTCTGGCGACGGGCGAAGTCTATATCGACTCCCACCTGACCGTCGTTAGGCAGCGCGCCGTCGGCGGGGGGTTCCACGAAATCCTGAACCTCGCAAACCATGGCCAAGAGCCTGTTGACCTCGAGATTCGCATCGAGGCGGCGGCTGATTTCGCCGATCTGTTCGAGGTCAAGGACAAGCTGAGCAAGAAGGGGCAGCTGTATTCCAGCGTGGAGAATGGAGAGGCGCTAACGCTCGGGTATTGCCGCGATCAGTATCGGCGTGAGACGCGGATTACGAGCAGCGTCCCTGCAGAGCTGAACGAAACCGGCCTGACCTATCGGATTCGTCTGGATCCGCTCCGGCAGGACACCAACTCGATCTGGACGACGCACATCGATGTGATCGCCGTCAAGGATCCCGACAGCACTCCGGCCAAGGCGACTTCTCGACTTGGGAACGAGGGCGTTCGGCCCGAGCTCGCGGAGAACCTGAAGCGCTGGGTCGACGGCGCGCCGAAGGTCGTCGCGTCATGGCAGCCGCTTGAGCATATCTACCGTCGCAGCTTGGTCGACCTCGCCGCGCTTCGATTTCGCAAGCCCATCCTCCTCGGCGCGATGCCCGCGGCGGGCCTGCCCTGGTTCATGACCGTTTTCGGCAGGGACAGTCTGTTGACCAGCTTTCAGGCCATTCCGTTTATGCCGGACCTCGCAGCCACCACGCTGCGCACACTGGGCCTTCTGCAATCGCGTGCGCATGATGAGTTTCGCGACGCCGAGCCCGGCAAGATTCCGCACGAAGTCCGCTTCGGCGAGATGACCGCCTTCGAAGATACGCCCCACTCGCCCTACTATGGGACTGCCGATGCGACGCCGCTGTTCCTGATCCTCATGGAGGAATACGAGCGCTGGACCGGGGACCGCGCCCTTGTGCTCTCGCTGGAAAGCGAGGCGCGCGCCGCCATAGCGTGGATCGACAACCACGGCGACCGCGACGGGGACGGTTACATCGAATACGAGCGCCGCAATCCGAACGGCCTCGAGAACCAATGCTGGAAGGACTCCGGGGATTCTATCGCGTTCGCGGACGGAACTCTGGCGGACACCCCTCGGGCGACTTGCGAACTGCAGGGTTACGCCTATGACGCCAAGCGGCGCACCGCGCGCCTTGCGCGGGAGGTCTGGAAAGACTCCGTATGGGCCGCTGAACTTGATCGGCAAGCGGACGAGCTAAAGCGCCGGTTCAATGATGAGTTCTGGGTCCCCGACCGGAAATTCTTCGCTCTCGCGCTCGACGGCCGCAAGCGCAAGGTCGACTCTCTGACATCAAACATCG
This region includes:
- a CDS encoding glycosyltransferase family 87 protein, which encodes MARTTFGESIGRSRPLFLVLILVGCLVASVAAVSFQAPELLGKPKVLTDFDAFHIAGRLALEGRVSEAYHAVSMVAAQEEMTGTVSFMPWTYPPPFTLAMEGLATLPIGVAFLLFATASCAFYLWVLRRIAGPWLPGTAAAVAPAIILNLGTGQNGFLIAGLIGAFLLAFRDNRRLAGLPLGLLIIKPHLAVAVGLLVLMRRRWSVAVIAGAVATALLAISTAVYGLSIWSDFRDAVGEAGRYLAAGYYPLFRMNSVYAAAHSLGAAPAAAMALQAVSAIVSLGILALACVKGVAFNRLAALACAASVCVSPYGYDYDLTVLGVGIAFIFPEIVERSGNRQFLAWFALTWLACGYGMAWAIAASDVSSSVELGDGTAGISFIAPLLWLLFWLTYRILTRPQADEAAGSEPARPSLRAAE
- a CDS encoding SCP2 sterol-binding domain-containing protein; amino-acid sequence: MKTTSSGDPATEPIKWASMRGHAPGLEDIAGRLRLQVAGVDAGVLKVESGAVEILPEGDASALMAVDSQATLLSVLSGDTHPFVAFLQGRLRLEGDRALALRIGFGLRAGSPWSGLTPGS
- a CDS encoding glycogen debranching N-terminal domain-containing protein, whose protein sequence is MVLDTISILDGNEFVVSNHQGDLDATPAAHHGLFLDDTRFLSRWVLTINGQRPILLSIDDTSYYRVQHFLALATGEVYIDSHLTVVRQRAVGGGFHEILNLANHGQEPVDLEIRIEAAADFADLFEVKDKLSKKGQLYSSVENGEALTLGYCRDQYRRETRITSSVPAELNETGLTYRIRLDPLRQDTNSIWTTHIDVIAVKDPDSTPAKATSRLGNEGVRPELAENLKRWVDGAPKVVASWQPLEHIYRRSLVDLAALRFRKPILLGAMPAAGLPWFMTVFGRDSLLTSFQAIPFMPDLAATTLRTLGLLQSRAHDEFRDAEPGKIPHEVRFGEMTAFEDTPHSPYYGTADATPLFLILMEEYERWTGDRALVLSLESEARAAIAWIDNHGDRDGDGYIEYERRNPNGLENQCWKDSGDSIAFADGTLADTPRATCELQGYAYDAKRRTARLAREVWKDSVWAAELDRQADELKRRFNDEFWVPDRKFFALALDGRKRKVDSLTSNIGHLLWSGIADEDKARHCVEHLLGEALFSGWGVRTTAQTEGSYNPIGYHVGTVWPHDNAFIAWGLRRYGYAAESARLSYAMLEAAELFHHRLPEAFAGYNRAITKFPVEYPTACSPQAWAAGAPLLLIRALLGLESIGGNLIVDPALPETLGRLETLDIPGPWGRRDAFGRARGEIPSNRRRGQG